A region from the Misgurnus anguillicaudatus chromosome 7, ASM2758022v2, whole genome shotgun sequence genome encodes:
- the ston2 gene encoding stonin-2 isoform X4: MAATASSRNGSLRPGWVAFSDEESQADEDGLQPALEQPGMDSSWEEVPCVAAQKPEQLTSWVQFDDKAWPPSPPSTQVKGPRHSICSSASFWSNVPPSESSWTTQSEEQSSVSMGASSCDLPSLNTEEPLSQTPSCPHSPNSSLCQEDDGVNMEPFNWTTNNQHTNGQSYATSNRFASWVTFDDDQDSAFLPPGRPSNIKLDNLNISPLQDANSNLISSSFSSQVTERHILDLTPDGTSSVFAFESTLLNNSTPYNKKNPFLDDDFTNLKPSSINPFSDYFDKTGLTTSQGTGLCSETPDVSAFSSPFFEYQDVDSIMLVSAQNDSLKGKNSVPLGPPEDSLDQFRKIYISDPDRDDSPTLPDDSADVLESDDSTYEPDHMTPQEGWPMLLRIPEKKNIMSSRHWGPIFVRLTKSGELHIFYEKGLEKPFKEFQLNSQHEISEPKLQNYEENGRVHTISVDHVVYKEKRKIQPKVSVVHMPVREQVVKLGTTNYQDYLSFRHALQETLVGLSVDKEGLNWPTTYTEEEIHVEVKDNFYGSLSKGDNRILEQLVLTRVNMLAFLNGSPPCSIGLNDVQVKGKEVVSRHDIIPNTTSRWIKLRDCRLHECADHTEFAESRAITFTPPTGRRFELLRFRTAFAEKSLPFTLRTVASIRGAEVEVQSWLVMSTGFSSSRDPLTLIPCENVAIRYPIPEIWAKNFRRESVTGEKSLKARFNKGASFGSTSSSGSEPAMRVTLGSAKYEQAFRSVVWRISRLPDKNSALGHPHTFFCRLELGSDREVPPKFECLVEVEFDMPSTSASKATVRALSVGDRTDLKKWITYKSHYSYQVAVEQKNESVLGSPQDETPGECTQQ, encoded by the exons ATGGCTGCTACAGCCAGTAGTAGAAATGGATCTTTAAGACCAGGCTGGGTGGCTTTTTCAGATGAAGAGTCACAAGCAG ATGAGGATGGGCTCCAGCCAGCTTTAGAACAGCCTGGGATGGATTCTTCTTGGGAGGAAGTGCCATGTGTGGCTGCCCAGAAGCCAGAACAGCTGACTTCATGGGTCCAGTTTGATGACAAAGCTTGGCCACCCTCTCCTCCCTCAACACAGGTAAAAG gCCCCAGGCACAGCATTTGCTCCTCGGCCAGCTTCTGGAGCAACGTCCCCCCATCAGAAAGCAGCTGGACCACCCAATCAGAGGAGCAGAGCTCTGTTAGTATGGGGGCGTCTTCCTGTGACCTGCCATCTCTTAACACCGAAGAGCCGCTCAGTCAAACGCCTTCCTGCCCTCACTCTCCTA ATTCCTCtttgtgccaagaagatgatGGTGTAAACATGGAGCCATTTAACTGGACAACCAACAACCAACACACAAATGGCCAATCATATGCCACATCTAACCGTTTTGCCAGCTGGGTAACTTTCGATGACGATCAGGACTCTGCGTTCCTGCCTCCAGGAAGACCATCTAATATAAAACTGGACAACCTCAACATTTCTCCACTGCAGGATGCCAACAGCAACCTGATTTCATCATCCTTTTCTAGCCAGGTGACAGAAAGACACATCCTGGACTTGACCCCTGATGGCACCAGTTCTGTCTTTGCCTTTGAAAGCACGCTTTTGAACAACAGCACCCCTTACAACAAGAAGAATCCTTTTTTGGATGATGACTTCACCAACCTGAAACCCTCTTCTATTAATCCTTTCAGTGACTACTTTGACAAAACAGGGCTGACAACATCCCAAGGCACTGGTTTGTGCTCTGAAACACCAGATGTCTCCGCATTTAGTTCGCCATTTTTTGAGTATCAAGATGTTGACTCCATCATGCTTGTTTCTGCACAAAATGACTCTTTAAAGGGAAAAAATAGTGTACCATTAGGCCCTCCTGAAGATAGTCTGGATCAATTCAGGAAAATATACATCTCTGACCCTGACCGTGATGATAGTCCCACTTTACCAGATGATTCAGCGGATGTGTTGGAGTCTGATGACTCCACCTATGAACCAGACCACATGACTCCACAGGAAGGCTGGCCCATGCTTCTGCGCATCCCAGAGAAGAAAAACATCATGTCCTCACGTCACTGGGGACCAATTTTTGTCAGATTGACAAAGAGCGGCGAGCTGCACATTTTCTACGAGAAAGGGCTGGAAAAGCCCTTCAAAGAGTTTCAGCTGAACTCCCAGCATGAAATATCTGAACCCAAGCTCCAGAACTACGAGGAAAACGGTCGTGTTCATACCATCAGTGTAGATCATGTGGTTTACAAGGAGAAGAGGAAGATCCAGCCCAAAGTTAGTGTGGTTCATATGCCGGTGAGAGAGCAGGTTGTAAAGCTTGGGACCACAAACTACCAAGACTACTTGAGCTTTCGTCATGCCCTCCAGGAGACACTTGTGGGACTCTCTGTGGATAAAGAAGGCCTCAACTGGCCTACAACTTACACTGAGGAGGAAATCCATGTGGAGGTGAAAGATAACTTCTATGGATCTCTGTCCAAAGGGGACAACCGTATCCTGGAGCAGCTCGTTTTGACCCGTGTAAACATGTTAGCCTTCCTCAATGGGTCTCCACCTTGTAGTATCGGCCTCAATGATGTGCAGGTCAAAGGCAAAGAAGTCGTTTCTCGACACGACATAATTCCTAACACAACGTCACGCTGGATTAAATTGCGGGATTGTCGACTTCATGAATGCGCAGACCACACTGAATTTGCCGAGTCCCGAGCCATCACATTTACCCCCCCTACTGGTCGTCGCTTTGAACTTCTGCGTTTTCGTACAGCGTTTGCAGAAAAATCCCTTCCTTTCACTCTGAGAACAGTTGCTAGCATCAGGGGTGCAGAGGTTGAGGTACAGTCCTGGCTGGTGATGTCAACGGGTTTCTCATCCAGTCGGGATCCTTTAACATTGATACCATGTGAGAATGTGGCTATCCGTTACCCTATACCTGAAATTTGGGCAAAGAACTTTAGGAGGGAGAGTGTGACGGGTGAAAAGTCCCTGAAGGCTCGCTTCAATAAAGGAGCCAGCTTTGGTTCAACCAGCAGTTCCGGATCAGAACCGGCTATGAGGGTGACGCTCGGCTCTGCGAAATACGAGCAAGCATTCAGGTCCGTGGTGTGGAGGATTAGTCGACTACCAGACAAAAACTCAG CACTGGGACATCCTCATACTTTCTTCTGCCGCTTGGAACTGGGATCAGACAGGGAGGTTCCTCCGAAATTTGAGTGTCTGGTGGAGGTTGAGTTTGATATGCCATCCACTTCTGCATCTAAAGCCACCGTACGCGCTCTGTCTGTTGGGGACAGGACTGATTTGAAGAAATGGATCACTTACAAATCACATTATTCCTACCag GTGGCAGTAGAGCAGAAGAATGAAAGCGTGTTGGGGAGCCCACAGGATGAGACCCCTGGAGAGTGTACTCAACAGTGA
- the ston2 gene encoding stonin-2 isoform X1 has protein sequence MAATASSRNGSLRPGWVAFSDEESQADEDGLQPALEQPGMDSSWEEVPCVAAQKPEQLTSWVQFDDKAWPPSPPSTQVKGPRHSICSSASFWSNVPPSESSWTTQSEEQSSVSMGASSCDLPSLNTEEPLSQTPSCPHSPTPGPRIYVTDSSLCQEDDGVNMEPFNWTTNNQHTNGQSYATSNRFASWVTFDDDQDSAFLPPGRPSNIKLDNLNISPLQDANSNLISSSFSSQVTERHILDLTPDGTSSVFAFESTLLNNSTPYNKKNPFLDDDFTNLKPSSINPFSDYFDKTGLTTSQGTGLCSETPDVSAFSSPFFEYQDVDSIMLVSAQNDSLKGKNSVPLGPPEDSLDQFRKIYISDPDRDDSPTLPDDSADVLESDDSTYEPDHMTPQEGWPMLLRIPEKKNIMSSRHWGPIFVRLTKSGELHIFYEKGLEKPFKEFQLNSQHEISEPKLQNYEENGRVHTISVDHVVYKEKRKIQPKVSVVHMPVREQVVKLGTTNYQDYLSFRHALQETLVGLSVDKEGLNWPTTYTEEEIHVEVKDNFYGSLSKGDNRILEQLVLTRVNMLAFLNGSPPCSIGLNDVQVKGKEVVSRHDIIPNTTSRWIKLRDCRLHECADHTEFAESRAITFTPPTGRRFELLRFRTAFAEKSLPFTLRTVASIRGAEVEVQSWLVMSTGFSSSRDPLTLIPCENVAIRYPIPEIWAKNFRRESVTGEKSLKARFNKGASFGSTSSSGSEPAMRVTLGSAKYEQAFRSVVWRISRLPDKNSALGHPHTFFCRLELGSDREVPPKFECLVEVEFDMPSTSASKATVRALSVGDRTDLKKWITYKSHYSYQVAEAVVYKHLFPLPFSSHRERFITVQRCTTNSRTAKTRCKTLPIASVWE, from the exons ATGGCTGCTACAGCCAGTAGTAGAAATGGATCTTTAAGACCAGGCTGGGTGGCTTTTTCAGATGAAGAGTCACAAGCAG ATGAGGATGGGCTCCAGCCAGCTTTAGAACAGCCTGGGATGGATTCTTCTTGGGAGGAAGTGCCATGTGTGGCTGCCCAGAAGCCAGAACAGCTGACTTCATGGGTCCAGTTTGATGACAAAGCTTGGCCACCCTCTCCTCCCTCAACACAGGTAAAAG gCCCCAGGCACAGCATTTGCTCCTCGGCCAGCTTCTGGAGCAACGTCCCCCCATCAGAAAGCAGCTGGACCACCCAATCAGAGGAGCAGAGCTCTGTTAGTATGGGGGCGTCTTCCTGTGACCTGCCATCTCTTAACACCGAAGAGCCGCTCAGTCAAACGCCTTCCTGCCCTCACTCTCCTA CACCTGGACCTAGAATATATGTTACTG ATTCCTCtttgtgccaagaagatgatGGTGTAAACATGGAGCCATTTAACTGGACAACCAACAACCAACACACAAATGGCCAATCATATGCCACATCTAACCGTTTTGCCAGCTGGGTAACTTTCGATGACGATCAGGACTCTGCGTTCCTGCCTCCAGGAAGACCATCTAATATAAAACTGGACAACCTCAACATTTCTCCACTGCAGGATGCCAACAGCAACCTGATTTCATCATCCTTTTCTAGCCAGGTGACAGAAAGACACATCCTGGACTTGACCCCTGATGGCACCAGTTCTGTCTTTGCCTTTGAAAGCACGCTTTTGAACAACAGCACCCCTTACAACAAGAAGAATCCTTTTTTGGATGATGACTTCACCAACCTGAAACCCTCTTCTATTAATCCTTTCAGTGACTACTTTGACAAAACAGGGCTGACAACATCCCAAGGCACTGGTTTGTGCTCTGAAACACCAGATGTCTCCGCATTTAGTTCGCCATTTTTTGAGTATCAAGATGTTGACTCCATCATGCTTGTTTCTGCACAAAATGACTCTTTAAAGGGAAAAAATAGTGTACCATTAGGCCCTCCTGAAGATAGTCTGGATCAATTCAGGAAAATATACATCTCTGACCCTGACCGTGATGATAGTCCCACTTTACCAGATGATTCAGCGGATGTGTTGGAGTCTGATGACTCCACCTATGAACCAGACCACATGACTCCACAGGAAGGCTGGCCCATGCTTCTGCGCATCCCAGAGAAGAAAAACATCATGTCCTCACGTCACTGGGGACCAATTTTTGTCAGATTGACAAAGAGCGGCGAGCTGCACATTTTCTACGAGAAAGGGCTGGAAAAGCCCTTCAAAGAGTTTCAGCTGAACTCCCAGCATGAAATATCTGAACCCAAGCTCCAGAACTACGAGGAAAACGGTCGTGTTCATACCATCAGTGTAGATCATGTGGTTTACAAGGAGAAGAGGAAGATCCAGCCCAAAGTTAGTGTGGTTCATATGCCGGTGAGAGAGCAGGTTGTAAAGCTTGGGACCACAAACTACCAAGACTACTTGAGCTTTCGTCATGCCCTCCAGGAGACACTTGTGGGACTCTCTGTGGATAAAGAAGGCCTCAACTGGCCTACAACTTACACTGAGGAGGAAATCCATGTGGAGGTGAAAGATAACTTCTATGGATCTCTGTCCAAAGGGGACAACCGTATCCTGGAGCAGCTCGTTTTGACCCGTGTAAACATGTTAGCCTTCCTCAATGGGTCTCCACCTTGTAGTATCGGCCTCAATGATGTGCAGGTCAAAGGCAAAGAAGTCGTTTCTCGACACGACATAATTCCTAACACAACGTCACGCTGGATTAAATTGCGGGATTGTCGACTTCATGAATGCGCAGACCACACTGAATTTGCCGAGTCCCGAGCCATCACATTTACCCCCCCTACTGGTCGTCGCTTTGAACTTCTGCGTTTTCGTACAGCGTTTGCAGAAAAATCCCTTCCTTTCACTCTGAGAACAGTTGCTAGCATCAGGGGTGCAGAGGTTGAGGTACAGTCCTGGCTGGTGATGTCAACGGGTTTCTCATCCAGTCGGGATCCTTTAACATTGATACCATGTGAGAATGTGGCTATCCGTTACCCTATACCTGAAATTTGGGCAAAGAACTTTAGGAGGGAGAGTGTGACGGGTGAAAAGTCCCTGAAGGCTCGCTTCAATAAAGGAGCCAGCTTTGGTTCAACCAGCAGTTCCGGATCAGAACCGGCTATGAGGGTGACGCTCGGCTCTGCGAAATACGAGCAAGCATTCAGGTCCGTGGTGTGGAGGATTAGTCGACTACCAGACAAAAACTCAG CACTGGGACATCCTCATACTTTCTTCTGCCGCTTGGAACTGGGATCAGACAGGGAGGTTCCTCCGAAATTTGAGTGTCTGGTGGAGGTTGAGTTTGATATGCCATCCACTTCTGCATCTAAAGCCACCGTACGCGCTCTGTCTGTTGGGGACAGGACTGATTTGAAGAAATGGATCACTTACAAATCACATTATTCCTACCag GTGGCTGAAGCTGTAGTCTACAAACATCTGTTCCCATTACCGTTCAGCAGCCACAGGGAACGATTCATCACCGTGCAGAGGTGTACAACAAACAGCAGGACGGCAAAGACGAGATGTAAAACTCTGCCCATAGCCTCTGTATGGGAATGA
- the ston2 gene encoding stonin-2 isoform X3 codes for MAATASSRNGSLRPGWVAFSDEESQADEDGLQPALEQPGMDSSWEEVPCVAAQKPEQLTSWVQFDDKAWPPSPPSTQVKGPRHSICSSASFWSNVPPSESSWTTQSEEQSSVSMGASSCDLPSLNTEEPLSQTPSCPHSPTPGPRIYVTDSSLCQEDDGVNMEPFNWTTNNQHTNGQSYATSNRFASWVTFDDDQDSAFLPPGRPSNIKLDNLNISPLQDANSNLISSSFSSQVTERHILDLTPDGTSSVFAFESTLLNNSTPYNKKNPFLDDDFTNLKPSSINPFSDYFDKTGLTTSQGTGLCSETPDVSAFSSPFFEYQDVDSIMLVSAQNDSLKGKNSVPLGPPEDSLDQFRKIYISDPDRDDSPTLPDDSADVLESDDSTYEPDHMTPQEGWPMLLRIPEKKNIMSSRHWGPIFVRLTKSGELHIFYEKGLEKPFKEFQLNSQHEISEPKLQNYEENGRVHTISVDHVVYKEKRKIQPKVSVVHMPVREQVVKLGTTNYQDYLSFRHALQETLVGLSVDKEGLNWPTTYTEEEIHVEVKDNFYGSLSKGDNRILEQLVLTRVNMLAFLNGSPPCSIGLNDVQVKGKEVVSRHDIIPNTTSRWIKLRDCRLHECADHTEFAESRAITFTPPTGRRFELLRFRTAFAEKSLPFTLRTVASIRGAEVEVQSWLVMSTGFSSSRDPLTLIPCENVAIRYPIPEIWAKNFRRESVTGEKSLKARFNKGASFGSTSSSGSEPAMRVTLGSAKYEQAFRSVVWRISRLPDKNSALGHPHTFFCRLELGSDREVPPKFECLVEVEFDMPSTSASKATVRALSVGDRTDLKKWITYKSHYSYQVAVEQKNESVLGSPQDETPGECTQQ; via the exons ATGGCTGCTACAGCCAGTAGTAGAAATGGATCTTTAAGACCAGGCTGGGTGGCTTTTTCAGATGAAGAGTCACAAGCAG ATGAGGATGGGCTCCAGCCAGCTTTAGAACAGCCTGGGATGGATTCTTCTTGGGAGGAAGTGCCATGTGTGGCTGCCCAGAAGCCAGAACAGCTGACTTCATGGGTCCAGTTTGATGACAAAGCTTGGCCACCCTCTCCTCCCTCAACACAGGTAAAAG gCCCCAGGCACAGCATTTGCTCCTCGGCCAGCTTCTGGAGCAACGTCCCCCCATCAGAAAGCAGCTGGACCACCCAATCAGAGGAGCAGAGCTCTGTTAGTATGGGGGCGTCTTCCTGTGACCTGCCATCTCTTAACACCGAAGAGCCGCTCAGTCAAACGCCTTCCTGCCCTCACTCTCCTA CACCTGGACCTAGAATATATGTTACTG ATTCCTCtttgtgccaagaagatgatGGTGTAAACATGGAGCCATTTAACTGGACAACCAACAACCAACACACAAATGGCCAATCATATGCCACATCTAACCGTTTTGCCAGCTGGGTAACTTTCGATGACGATCAGGACTCTGCGTTCCTGCCTCCAGGAAGACCATCTAATATAAAACTGGACAACCTCAACATTTCTCCACTGCAGGATGCCAACAGCAACCTGATTTCATCATCCTTTTCTAGCCAGGTGACAGAAAGACACATCCTGGACTTGACCCCTGATGGCACCAGTTCTGTCTTTGCCTTTGAAAGCACGCTTTTGAACAACAGCACCCCTTACAACAAGAAGAATCCTTTTTTGGATGATGACTTCACCAACCTGAAACCCTCTTCTATTAATCCTTTCAGTGACTACTTTGACAAAACAGGGCTGACAACATCCCAAGGCACTGGTTTGTGCTCTGAAACACCAGATGTCTCCGCATTTAGTTCGCCATTTTTTGAGTATCAAGATGTTGACTCCATCATGCTTGTTTCTGCACAAAATGACTCTTTAAAGGGAAAAAATAGTGTACCATTAGGCCCTCCTGAAGATAGTCTGGATCAATTCAGGAAAATATACATCTCTGACCCTGACCGTGATGATAGTCCCACTTTACCAGATGATTCAGCGGATGTGTTGGAGTCTGATGACTCCACCTATGAACCAGACCACATGACTCCACAGGAAGGCTGGCCCATGCTTCTGCGCATCCCAGAGAAGAAAAACATCATGTCCTCACGTCACTGGGGACCAATTTTTGTCAGATTGACAAAGAGCGGCGAGCTGCACATTTTCTACGAGAAAGGGCTGGAAAAGCCCTTCAAAGAGTTTCAGCTGAACTCCCAGCATGAAATATCTGAACCCAAGCTCCAGAACTACGAGGAAAACGGTCGTGTTCATACCATCAGTGTAGATCATGTGGTTTACAAGGAGAAGAGGAAGATCCAGCCCAAAGTTAGTGTGGTTCATATGCCGGTGAGAGAGCAGGTTGTAAAGCTTGGGACCACAAACTACCAAGACTACTTGAGCTTTCGTCATGCCCTCCAGGAGACACTTGTGGGACTCTCTGTGGATAAAGAAGGCCTCAACTGGCCTACAACTTACACTGAGGAGGAAATCCATGTGGAGGTGAAAGATAACTTCTATGGATCTCTGTCCAAAGGGGACAACCGTATCCTGGAGCAGCTCGTTTTGACCCGTGTAAACATGTTAGCCTTCCTCAATGGGTCTCCACCTTGTAGTATCGGCCTCAATGATGTGCAGGTCAAAGGCAAAGAAGTCGTTTCTCGACACGACATAATTCCTAACACAACGTCACGCTGGATTAAATTGCGGGATTGTCGACTTCATGAATGCGCAGACCACACTGAATTTGCCGAGTCCCGAGCCATCACATTTACCCCCCCTACTGGTCGTCGCTTTGAACTTCTGCGTTTTCGTACAGCGTTTGCAGAAAAATCCCTTCCTTTCACTCTGAGAACAGTTGCTAGCATCAGGGGTGCAGAGGTTGAGGTACAGTCCTGGCTGGTGATGTCAACGGGTTTCTCATCCAGTCGGGATCCTTTAACATTGATACCATGTGAGAATGTGGCTATCCGTTACCCTATACCTGAAATTTGGGCAAAGAACTTTAGGAGGGAGAGTGTGACGGGTGAAAAGTCCCTGAAGGCTCGCTTCAATAAAGGAGCCAGCTTTGGTTCAACCAGCAGTTCCGGATCAGAACCGGCTATGAGGGTGACGCTCGGCTCTGCGAAATACGAGCAAGCATTCAGGTCCGTGGTGTGGAGGATTAGTCGACTACCAGACAAAAACTCAG CACTGGGACATCCTCATACTTTCTTCTGCCGCTTGGAACTGGGATCAGACAGGGAGGTTCCTCCGAAATTTGAGTGTCTGGTGGAGGTTGAGTTTGATATGCCATCCACTTCTGCATCTAAAGCCACCGTACGCGCTCTGTCTGTTGGGGACAGGACTGATTTGAAGAAATGGATCACTTACAAATCACATTATTCCTACCag GTGGCAGTAGAGCAGAAGAATGAAAGCGTGTTGGGGAGCCCACAGGATGAGACCCCTGGAGAGTGTACTCAACAGTGA
- the ston2 gene encoding stonin-2 isoform X2, giving the protein MAATASSRNGSLRPGWVAFSDEESQADEDGLQPALEQPGMDSSWEEVPCVAAQKPEQLTSWVQFDDKAWPPSPPSTQVKGPRHSICSSASFWSNVPPSESSWTTQSEEQSSVSMGASSCDLPSLNTEEPLSQTPSCPHSPNSSLCQEDDGVNMEPFNWTTNNQHTNGQSYATSNRFASWVTFDDDQDSAFLPPGRPSNIKLDNLNISPLQDANSNLISSSFSSQVTERHILDLTPDGTSSVFAFESTLLNNSTPYNKKNPFLDDDFTNLKPSSINPFSDYFDKTGLTTSQGTGLCSETPDVSAFSSPFFEYQDVDSIMLVSAQNDSLKGKNSVPLGPPEDSLDQFRKIYISDPDRDDSPTLPDDSADVLESDDSTYEPDHMTPQEGWPMLLRIPEKKNIMSSRHWGPIFVRLTKSGELHIFYEKGLEKPFKEFQLNSQHEISEPKLQNYEENGRVHTISVDHVVYKEKRKIQPKVSVVHMPVREQVVKLGTTNYQDYLSFRHALQETLVGLSVDKEGLNWPTTYTEEEIHVEVKDNFYGSLSKGDNRILEQLVLTRVNMLAFLNGSPPCSIGLNDVQVKGKEVVSRHDIIPNTTSRWIKLRDCRLHECADHTEFAESRAITFTPPTGRRFELLRFRTAFAEKSLPFTLRTVASIRGAEVEVQSWLVMSTGFSSSRDPLTLIPCENVAIRYPIPEIWAKNFRRESVTGEKSLKARFNKGASFGSTSSSGSEPAMRVTLGSAKYEQAFRSVVWRISRLPDKNSALGHPHTFFCRLELGSDREVPPKFECLVEVEFDMPSTSASKATVRALSVGDRTDLKKWITYKSHYSYQVAEAVVYKHLFPLPFSSHRERFITVQRCTTNSRTAKTRCKTLPIASVWE; this is encoded by the exons ATGGCTGCTACAGCCAGTAGTAGAAATGGATCTTTAAGACCAGGCTGGGTGGCTTTTTCAGATGAAGAGTCACAAGCAG ATGAGGATGGGCTCCAGCCAGCTTTAGAACAGCCTGGGATGGATTCTTCTTGGGAGGAAGTGCCATGTGTGGCTGCCCAGAAGCCAGAACAGCTGACTTCATGGGTCCAGTTTGATGACAAAGCTTGGCCACCCTCTCCTCCCTCAACACAGGTAAAAG gCCCCAGGCACAGCATTTGCTCCTCGGCCAGCTTCTGGAGCAACGTCCCCCCATCAGAAAGCAGCTGGACCACCCAATCAGAGGAGCAGAGCTCTGTTAGTATGGGGGCGTCTTCCTGTGACCTGCCATCTCTTAACACCGAAGAGCCGCTCAGTCAAACGCCTTCCTGCCCTCACTCTCCTA ATTCCTCtttgtgccaagaagatgatGGTGTAAACATGGAGCCATTTAACTGGACAACCAACAACCAACACACAAATGGCCAATCATATGCCACATCTAACCGTTTTGCCAGCTGGGTAACTTTCGATGACGATCAGGACTCTGCGTTCCTGCCTCCAGGAAGACCATCTAATATAAAACTGGACAACCTCAACATTTCTCCACTGCAGGATGCCAACAGCAACCTGATTTCATCATCCTTTTCTAGCCAGGTGACAGAAAGACACATCCTGGACTTGACCCCTGATGGCACCAGTTCTGTCTTTGCCTTTGAAAGCACGCTTTTGAACAACAGCACCCCTTACAACAAGAAGAATCCTTTTTTGGATGATGACTTCACCAACCTGAAACCCTCTTCTATTAATCCTTTCAGTGACTACTTTGACAAAACAGGGCTGACAACATCCCAAGGCACTGGTTTGTGCTCTGAAACACCAGATGTCTCCGCATTTAGTTCGCCATTTTTTGAGTATCAAGATGTTGACTCCATCATGCTTGTTTCTGCACAAAATGACTCTTTAAAGGGAAAAAATAGTGTACCATTAGGCCCTCCTGAAGATAGTCTGGATCAATTCAGGAAAATATACATCTCTGACCCTGACCGTGATGATAGTCCCACTTTACCAGATGATTCAGCGGATGTGTTGGAGTCTGATGACTCCACCTATGAACCAGACCACATGACTCCACAGGAAGGCTGGCCCATGCTTCTGCGCATCCCAGAGAAGAAAAACATCATGTCCTCACGTCACTGGGGACCAATTTTTGTCAGATTGACAAAGAGCGGCGAGCTGCACATTTTCTACGAGAAAGGGCTGGAAAAGCCCTTCAAAGAGTTTCAGCTGAACTCCCAGCATGAAATATCTGAACCCAAGCTCCAGAACTACGAGGAAAACGGTCGTGTTCATACCATCAGTGTAGATCATGTGGTTTACAAGGAGAAGAGGAAGATCCAGCCCAAAGTTAGTGTGGTTCATATGCCGGTGAGAGAGCAGGTTGTAAAGCTTGGGACCACAAACTACCAAGACTACTTGAGCTTTCGTCATGCCCTCCAGGAGACACTTGTGGGACTCTCTGTGGATAAAGAAGGCCTCAACTGGCCTACAACTTACACTGAGGAGGAAATCCATGTGGAGGTGAAAGATAACTTCTATGGATCTCTGTCCAAAGGGGACAACCGTATCCTGGAGCAGCTCGTTTTGACCCGTGTAAACATGTTAGCCTTCCTCAATGGGTCTCCACCTTGTAGTATCGGCCTCAATGATGTGCAGGTCAAAGGCAAAGAAGTCGTTTCTCGACACGACATAATTCCTAACACAACGTCACGCTGGATTAAATTGCGGGATTGTCGACTTCATGAATGCGCAGACCACACTGAATTTGCCGAGTCCCGAGCCATCACATTTACCCCCCCTACTGGTCGTCGCTTTGAACTTCTGCGTTTTCGTACAGCGTTTGCAGAAAAATCCCTTCCTTTCACTCTGAGAACAGTTGCTAGCATCAGGGGTGCAGAGGTTGAGGTACAGTCCTGGCTGGTGATGTCAACGGGTTTCTCATCCAGTCGGGATCCTTTAACATTGATACCATGTGAGAATGTGGCTATCCGTTACCCTATACCTGAAATTTGGGCAAAGAACTTTAGGAGGGAGAGTGTGACGGGTGAAAAGTCCCTGAAGGCTCGCTTCAATAAAGGAGCCAGCTTTGGTTCAACCAGCAGTTCCGGATCAGAACCGGCTATGAGGGTGACGCTCGGCTCTGCGAAATACGAGCAAGCATTCAGGTCCGTGGTGTGGAGGATTAGTCGACTACCAGACAAAAACTCAG CACTGGGACATCCTCATACTTTCTTCTGCCGCTTGGAACTGGGATCAGACAGGGAGGTTCCTCCGAAATTTGAGTGTCTGGTGGAGGTTGAGTTTGATATGCCATCCACTTCTGCATCTAAAGCCACCGTACGCGCTCTGTCTGTTGGGGACAGGACTGATTTGAAGAAATGGATCACTTACAAATCACATTATTCCTACCag GTGGCTGAAGCTGTAGTCTACAAACATCTGTTCCCATTACCGTTCAGCAGCCACAGGGAACGATTCATCACCGTGCAGAGGTGTACAACAAACAGCAGGACGGCAAAGACGAGATGTAAAACTCTGCCCATAGCCTCTGTATGGGAATGA